A segment of the Pseudoalteromonas sp. DL-6 genome:
CGCTTGGTCAACTATTAACACACCATGTGGTGCAGCCTGAATAGAGCGTTGAAACATATTATTTGCGCGCAGCCTTTGCGATATATCTACTAATGTGGCTAAAACTAACTCTTGTTGTCCGTGTATTGGGTTTAAACCTATTTCAATTGGGATTTGCTTACCATTTTTTTGACTCGCAAATAACTCACGGCCTTCACCCATCAAGCGTTTTCGAGGGTTAACAAAAAACTGACTCATCAAATGGGTATGGTTCGCTTTAAATTGCGCCGGAAGTAAACTATCTATGTTCATTCCTATGAGTTCTGAATCCTCATAGCCCAGTATTTCAGATAGTTGACTATTGGCAAAAAGGATCTGAGCATCAGTATTAACTATCATTGCCCCCATGGGTAAACAATTAACTAGCTGAGTTAAAAATGCTTCATCCATATTTACATCTGCACTTGGCGAATTAGATTTTTTATTTACTTTTTTAAGGTCCATCAAGCATCCGGCAAGTAAATTTAGTTCCCATAATATAGTAATAGTCGAACAAGTAATGAACAGCAAACTTAGAGGAAGATCATGTTATTTAAATACCCATTTTAATAATTTCTTCTTATATTTTAGCGAGTCGTTATAGGTGAAAAAGGCATATTGATTTAGGGTTGGGGTGGGGAATATTAGTTGTAGTGCTTATTAGATATAGCTTTGTTTTAGATAACCCTACACTCTATCGCAAAGGATTCAAAAATGCTGATTTTAGTACGGCTACTATTTGTGTTAACTATTTATTGGCGCTCGGCATGTCTTGAAAACAAACTAATGTATAGAAAAGGCCAAATCTTGACTTCAGACATCATACTTATTGAATGCCTGCCCACAGCTGCATATCAATAAACTCAAGCCAATACATCAAAAAGTAAAAGTAGATACGTGCTTCTTTATTATTTGAAAGTATTTAAATGAGGCGTCACATAACCTCAATACCTTTGAAATCAAAAAAGCACAAAAACAGTCAATAAATTGGTTGGTGCGATAAATGTGCGATATTTTTTATTATTAAATTAGGTAGTACGACAGGAAAATAGTTTTAACTAGAGAAAATAGAATTTAAAGAGGGATTAATGGTCGGTATGGAGAGATTCGAACTCTCGACCCCTGCCACCCCATGACAGTGCGCTACCAAGCTGCGCCACATACCGACTTCGATAGCAATAGTACGTGTATTTATAAAAAAATCAATAAGCTTTTGTTTGTTTGGATGTTTATTGCGCAAGCGTGTGATTTTAAGCGCTTGCGCAGAGTGTTTTACACGGCCTTAGTCTTTATTTAACCACTGGTTGATCGTGTTATACATTTCATCTCGTAGTATTGGTTGGGCAGTTTTGTTAGGGTGTAAGTTATCGTTTTGCATTAGCTCGCTTTTTCCTGCTACTTTAAGCACAAAAAACGGCATTAAATGCGAGTCGGTAGCTTCACTAACACTGGCAAAACTATCGGTAAACATTTTACTGTAACGCGGGCCATAGTTAGGTGGAATATATATTTCCATAAGTGCGGTTTGCGCATCTGCAGCTTGGCTTTTTTCAATTAAAGCCGTTAAGTTAGCCTGCATTTTAGTGATAGGAAAACCGCGTAGGCCGTCATTAGCACCGAGCTCAATAAGTACGTGAGTGGGTTGATATTGCTCAAGTAGCGCGTCTAGTCGGCGCAATGCACCGCCGGTGGTTTCGCCGCTAATACTTGCATTAACTAAGTTGATAGGGCGTTGCTTGGCATCGTATTTATCTTGTAACAATTGCACCCAGCCTTGTTCTTGTTTTAAGCCATAGGCTGCGCTTAAACTATCACCAAGTATTAAAATCGTGTTGTTAGCTGCCGCGTGTAGTGGGTTAATAACTAAAAATAAAATGAATACACAACGTAGGATTGAATGAGTCATATGTCAGCGCTTTCTCAATTAAATATAATTCAAGTAAATGGTCTATCTAAAGTGGTTTCCACCTTTGAAGGTGAGTTGTCCATCCTCAGCGACATCAGCTTTAATGTCAAGCATGGCGAGTCTGTTGCCGTAGTAGGCACCTCTGGTTCCGGTAAGTCTACATTATTGAGCTTGCTAGCAGGGCTTGATACCGCCAGCAGTGGCGAGGTAATGTTAGATGGTGAGCCTTTGCACAAGTTAGATGAAGAAGCGCGAGCAGCACTGAGAGCCGCTAAAGTTGGCTTTGTGTTTCAGTCTTTTATGTTGGTGCAAAGTTTAACCGCACTTGAAAATGTGATGCTACCCGCTGAGCTTGCTGGCGAACACGACGCTAAAGAGCAAGCGCTCGCGTTACTTGAAAAGGTTGGCTTGAGCCATCGTATTGATCATTACCCGTCGCAGTTATCTGGTGGTGAGCAACAACGTGTTGCCATTGCCCGTGCATTTGTGGGTTCACCTAAAATATTGTTTGCCGACGAGCCATCAGCTAACTTAGATAGCAAAAATGGCCATATGATTGAGTCGTTATTATTTGATTTAAATAAGCAAAATGGTACTACGCTTATTTTAGTTACCCACGATGAAGCACTGGCGCAAAAGTGTGAACGTATTATTCAAATAGAGGCGGGGGAGCTGGTACATAACTCAACTGAGGAAATGGCAAATGTGGGCTAAATTAGCACTTAAACTATTTTCTCGTGAGTTTCGCCGTGGTGAACTAACGGTTATAAGCGCAGCCATTGCTTTAGCGGTATTAACCGTGCTTACTTTATCTATGGTGACCGAGCGAATCGCAGAAAGTATTGCCCAAAAAAGCAGTGCCTTTATCGCCGCTGATAGGGTATTGGCCAGTAACCACGCCATAGATACCGCTTTTATTACTCAAGCTGAGCAGCAAAACCTTGAAACAGCGCAAATGGTGTATTTTGACACTATGTTGTTTGCAAACGATGAAATGCAATTTAGCTCGGTAAAGGCTGCATCAAATAGTTACCCGCTTAAAGGTCAGTTAAAAGTTAAGGCGGGCTTAAACGCCGAAACAGAAGTTGCCCCGGGTGCGCCAACCCCAGGTAACGTGTGGCTAAGTGAATCGGTTTTTTACAGTTTAAACATAAATGTAGGCGACCAAGTTGAATTAGGCGCAGCGTTATTTAATGTTGAAAAGGTGATTGTAGAAGAACCTGATGCGCCGTTTAATGTGTTCTCTAGCAGCCGCAGGGTACTTATTAATATTGACGACGTACCAAAAACTGAAGTAATACAGCCCGGTAGCCGTGTATTTTACCGCCAGTTGTATGCAGGTGATGAAAGCGACATAAATAGTTTTTACGATTGGCTAAAACCCCAACTTAAAGAAAACCAAAATTGGTATGGTGTAAAAGATCGCCAATCGCCTATTTCAAATAGCTTAAACAGAGCTGAAAGCTTTTTGTTATTAGCCGGTTTGCTAGGGATTATTTTAGCCGCGGTTGCTATTGCTGTATCGGCTAAGCGCTATTGTGAGCGTCAATACGACCCAGTCGCAATGATGAAAACCTTAGGCGGCAGCCGCGATATGATCCGCAAAATTTACCTTATGCACTTATTAATGGTGTGTACCATGGCGGTGTTTGTTGGTCTAGCTATTGGCTATGGTTTGCAAGAGCTGGCTACCGGTTATTTAGCTAAAAGTATGGGCACCGAACTGCCCATGGCAGGCTTTAAACCTTGGCTAGTGGCTATTAGCACCGGGGTTATTTGTGCTGTTATGTTCTCTATTAAGCCATTGTTAGACTTATTTGATATTCCACCGCTTAGAGTACTTCGCCGCAACTTAGGCGATCGCCTTGCGGTAAGTAAAATTCATTTAGGGCTAAGTGCACTCACCGTGTTTTTATTAATGTGGTTATTTAGTAATAACATTAAAATTACCCTTATTTTGTTTGTCTCAACGCTTGCGCTTATTTTGGTGTTATTTTTAATTTCTAAGTTAATATTTGGTGGTGGCCGCAAGCTTGGCTTAAAGCCGGGTAACAGCTGGTCGTTGGCTATTGCGTCTATTCAAAAGCGCGCCAATGTTAATGCAGTGCAGTTAATTAGTTTTTCGTTAGCGATTAAATTACTATTATTTTTAATTGTGCTTAAAAACGATATTATTTCTGATTGGCAGTCACAATTACCAAGTGATGCACCTAATGCTTTTTTAGTGAATATTACGCAAAATGAACTGGATCCAGTTAATGAATATTTAGCACAAAAGGGCATTCAAGTGTCGGAGTTTTATCCGACTATTCGTGGTCGCGTAAATGCCGTCAACGGTGAAGCGGTCGCGCGTGAAGTGTCACTGCAAGACAACGAGAAAAAAGACGAAGAAGCCCGCTCAGGCATTGGTCGCGAACTTAACTTAACATGGCTTGACGAAGTCCCTTCACAAAATGACATTATCGATGGCCAGTGGTTTGGCGATGACGCTGTTGCCGAGGCCTCACTGGAAGAGTCGATGATGCAGCGCCTCGATGTTAAATTAGGCGATACCCTCACGTTTTTAATTGGTGCGCAGTCGTTCGACGCTAAAATAACCAGTGTGCGAAAAGTAAATTGGGCCACACTCAAGCCTAACTTTTTTATTATTTTAAGCCCTGATGTACTAAGCGACTTTCCGGCGACCTATATTTCATCGGTACGCATTGAACCTGAGCAAAAGCGCGACTTTAGCCAGTTATTACGTACATACCCCACGATTACAGCAATTGATGTAGATAACTTTGTTAAGCAAATACAATCGACTATTGAACAAGTGTCGTTAGCCATTGGTTTTGTATTGGCTATTGTGGTGCTATGTGGTGCGTTGGTATTAATATCGCAGGTGCAAGCAAGCTTAGGTGAGCGCATGCAAGAAATTGTAATATTGCGTACGTTAGGCGCTAAAAGCCGATTAATAAAAAATGCCACCTTGTATGAGTTTTTATTACTGGGCGGTTTAGCCGGACTAGTCGCTGCATTTTTCAGTGATATAGCACTGTTAATAGTACAGCAGCAAATGTTTGATTTGGCAGGTAAGCTGCATCCTAATATTTGGATTATTGGCCCCGTTGCTGGTGGCGTGTTTGTAGCAGGGTTAGGCTATTTTATGATTGCTCGTACGCTCAAACAAAATACTCAAGGCTTAGTGCGCGCTTTAGCGTAAACTTTGCGGCCAAATAGCGTTTAAATGCCTACTTTTTAAGTAGGCATTTTTGTTTTGGCTTGGTACTGGTAATTTATACAGTGCTCTGGCATTATTAGCATTATTAATGAATAACAATAATGAGAGTGCTGTTTGGCCATTATTTTAGGGATCGATCCGGGCTCGCTTTTAACGGGTTACGGTGTGGTTGCGCACCAAGGTGCTAAGTTTACTTACTTAGGCAGTGGCTGTATTAAATTAGCCGATCACGACTTTCCCACCCGACTTAAAATGATCTACCAAGGTATTACGCAGCTTATAGAGCAGTTTTCGCCTGAAACCTTTGCTATAGAAAAAGTATTTATGGCGCATAACCCTGATTCTGCTTTAAAACTTGGTCAAGCTCGTGGTGCTGCCATTGTCGGTGCCTCTATGGCCGACTTACCAGTGTTTGAATACTCAGCACGGCAAATAAAGCAAGCTGTAGTGGGTAACGGTGGTGCCGATAAATCGCAAGTACAACATATGGTTAAAAATATACTTAAACTGCCGGGTACGCCACAAGCCGATGCGGCGGATGCACTCGCGATTGCGATTTGCCATGCTCACTCTGAACAAAATTTAATAAAACTAGCGGGTAGCGCAAGCAAAACCGTTAGAGGACGTCTAAGGAAATAACAATGATAGGTCGCTTAAACGGCGTGTTAGTTGAAAAACAGCCCCCAGAAATATTATTAGAAGTGAGTGGTGTTGGCTACGAAGTACAAATGCCAATGACCTGTTTTTATGATTTACCCAAAGTGGGCGACAACGCCATTGTGTACACTCACTTTGTAGTACGCGAAGACGCACAGTTATTGTTTGGCTTTAATAATAAAACCGAACGAGCCTTATTTAGAGAGCTGTTAAAAGCCAATGGCGTAGGGCCAAAATTGGGTTTAGCTATTTTGTCGGGTATGTCGGCGCAGCAGTTTGTAAGTTGCGTAAATAATGAAGATGCTACCGCTTTGGTTAAATTGCCAGGGGTAGGTAAAAAAACCGCAGAGCGTTTAGTGCTCGAAATGAAAGACCGATTAAAAAATTGGGGCAACGATTTATTTACCCCGTTTAGCGATAGCGCCGTAATAGAGCCTGCGAGCGATGCAACTATAGCCAATAATGCGGCCGATGATGCGGTTTCGGCGTTAGTGGCGCTCGGTTATAAATTGCCACAAGCGCAAAAAGCAGTAAAATCAGTAAGCAAACCCGATATGTCGACTGAGGTTCTAATTAAAGAATCTTTGAAATCAATGCTGTGAGTAAATTATGATCGAAGCTGATCGCTTAATAGATGCTGCTGAAAAAACCAATGAAGACACCATAGACCGTGCTATTAGGCCTAAGTTACTGGCCGACTACCGTGGTCAGCCGCATGTTAAGCAACAAATGGAAATATTTATTGAAGCTGCGCGAAGCCGCAGCGAAGCGTTGGATCATTTATTAATATTCGGTCCGCCAGGCTTAGGTAAAACCACGCTTGCTAATATTGTAGCCAATGAGCTAAATGTAAATATTAAAACCACCTCGGGCCCTGTGCTTGAAAAAGCCGGCGATTTAGCTGCGTTGCTTACTAACCTTGAAGAGGGTGATGTACTATTTATTGATGAAATACATCGCTTAAGCCCGCAAGTAGAAGAAATACTCTACCCTGCAATGGAAGATTACCAGCTCGATATAATGATAGGTGAAGGGCCAGCAGCACGTTCTATTAAGCTTGATTTACCTGCATTTACCTTAATTGGCGCAACCACCCGTGCGGGGTCATTAACCTCACCACTGCGTGACCGCTTTGGTATTGTACAGCGTTTAGAGTTTTATTCTGTGGAAGACTTATCGCATATTGTGGGGCGCTCAGCGCATTACCTTGATTTAGTAATGTGTGACGATGGCGCCGCCGAAATAGCTAAGCGCTCTCGTGGCACGCCGCGTATTGCAAACCGTTTATTGCGCCGTGTGCGCGATTACACCCAAGTTAAATCAGATGGTACGGTTAATGCTGAGGTTGCTCAACAAGCCCTCGATATGATTGATGTTGATAAAAGTGGTTTTGATTACATGGACCGCAAATATTTACTCGCCATTATTGAAAAATTTATGGGTGGCCCCGTTGGGCTTGATAACCTAGCCGCGGCCATAGGCGAAGAAAAAGAAACCATAGAAGATGTGATTGAGCCGTTTTTAATTCAACAAGGGTTTATTCAGCGCACGCCACGCGGACGAATTGTGTCGGATAATGCGTACCATCATTTTGGTTTGTTACCTAAAAAAGATTAAAGATTAATTAGATTCTTTCTAAAGCCACTGTCATTTTATCGACAGTGGCTTTTTAGTATGGGCAAAGATAAATTGAGACGTATTTTACTTTGCCAATAATTCACTGAGCGTTAAGACATATCAGGCTATTGTTCGCCTACTGTGACAGTGTTTAGGCCGAATTTAGATGGTTTGCTAAATTGCAGGCAAAAAAAAAGCCCGCAAAAAATGCGGGCAAACAACAAGTTTAAGGAAGTAATCTAGGGAACTACGTTTTACTTGTTGAGGTCATACCCCAAGAAGTAAAAAAGTAATACGAAATAAATCATATTACGAGGAACTGGATTCAATGAAATAGCTTTCATTTAATGCGCTAGCTCGGTACGGGAGAATAATACCGAAGCGACACAATTTGTTCAAACTAGAAAATTTATATTTTCAGATAAAAAAAACTAATAGCAGCGGTTTTTTGTTTTAGCTTATTGTTGCATGTTAATTAATCATTAATCCTATAAGTTAATGAAATGCTTTGTTTATGTATATTAACATATTAACGTTCGGTATTAGTTTTACTATTACGTTAAGGTAAGGATGTGGTAATTATGAGTGCTTATGCATTAATTTTGAATAAACAGCGTGTTTTTGTAACTCTTTAGTGAATCTAAGCGCGCTAATATACAGCCTTGTTGTTATTTATTTATACAGTAGAACAAGAGTTAAATAGTAAATATTGAGTAAAGCTGTTTTTTTAACGTTTTTTGTTGTCTATTCACAGCAATATCGTTGTCAGCAGGAAATACACTAGATACACTAGCTAAACTTTAATGGTGGCGAATGTATTGCTAAGTTACCTTACTCAAATAAATCAATTTGATGTTTTTAATTATTTAGGAGTTTAACGTGGGATCAGGGCTTAATTTTTTAGATCTAATTCTAGAAGCCAGTTTGCTTGTGCAATTAGTAATGCTAGCGTTGGTAGCTATGTCGGTTATGTCGTGGGCTATTATTTTTCAACGTAAAAAAGCCATCTCTGACGCCTTAGCAAATGCCAAAAAATTTGAGCAACGTTTTTGGTCTGGTGTTGACCTGAGTAAACTATATAACGAAATTTCATCACGCGGTGGCCAATCAGCTGGCATTGAAGCGTTATTCACTTCAGGCTTTAAAGAATTTGCACGTCATAAAAAAAATACCTTTCAAAGTGCGGGCATTGTAATGGAAGGCACACACCGTTCGATGCGGGTTGCGCTTTCTCGTGAAATAGAAAAACTAGAATCAAGCTTATCGTTTTTAGCAACAGTGGGTTCAATTAGCCCATACATCGGCTTATTTGGTACGGTGTGGGGTATTATGAATGCCTTTATTGCTCTAGGTGAAGTAAAGCAAGCAACCTTACAAATGGTTGCACCCGGTATCGCAGAGGCACTAATTGCTACAGCAATGGGTTTGTTTGCGGCAATTCCAGCTGTTATTGCTTACAACCGATTTGCTAATAAAGTTGAAAAGTTAGAATCTCACTACATTAACTTTATGGAAGAATTTGCCAATATCTTACACCGTCAAGCAGCTACCCAAATAGAGGCTCAAGCGAATGTACCAGCGTAAAAAGCGTCGCCCAGTCGCAGAAATTAATGTAGTACCATACATTGATGTAATGTTGGTGCTGCTTATTATATTTATGGCCACTGCGCCGTTAATTACTCATGGTGTAAAAGTAGACCTGCCAAAAATGGAAGAGTCGGACTTAGTCGATACCAAGGACACGCCACCCATTATTGCCTCTATTGATGCCGATGGTAAGTATTACGTAAGTGTAGGTACTGATCCTGAAGAGCCAATGGAAGCATTAGATGTAGCTGCAGTAATTAAACTACAACTAATGAAAAACCCGGATGTACCTGTGATGATAAAAGGCTCGGGTAAAGTGTCGTATCAGGAAGTGTTACTGTTAATGGACTTTTTAAAAAATGCAGGTGTACCGTCGGTCGGGTTAATGACCGAATCCTTTGAGGGGACCAAGTAACTGTATGAGTAGTTCATTAATTAAATCAGTATTGCTGCATTTAGCGTTAGGTGGGTTTTTGTATGCGTCAGCAAACATTCATCCTCCTAAACCTAAAGTAATGGAAGTGACGCTTAATGCGGCTATTCCTGAACCAGAGAAAGCGGTTTCGGCGGTTACGGTTGATCAAAAGCAAGTTGAGCAAAAAATAGCTGAGCTTAAAAAGAAAGAAGATGATAAAAAGCGTGCTGAAGATAAACGCATTCGCGATTTAGAACGCAGAGCAGCCGATGCACGTAAACAGCGTGAAGCTGAAGCAAGGCGCATTAAAAAGCTTGAACAGCAGCGCAGAGCGAAAGAAAAAGAAACCGCAGAAGCGCAAGCACAAGCTAAAAAAGCCCGTGAAATAGAACAACGCGAGCGAGCAAAAGCGAAGCAAGCCGAAAAGCAAAAGCAAGAAGCTGAAAACGCGGCAAAAGCGGCTGCCGATAAACGCAAAGCGGAAGAAGCGGCACTTAAAAAAGCTGAAGAAGAGCGTAAAAAGCGCGCTGAAGAAGCAGAACGTAAACGTCAGCAAGCATTGCAAGAACAAATGTTGCAAGAGCAACTTGCCAAAGAGCAGGCGGCTCGTAATAAAATACGTCAACAGCAAGTAGTCAGTGAAGTTGATAAATTCCGCGCTCTAATTATGGCGCGTATTCAACAAAACTTACTAATTGATGAAAAAATGAAAAACCAGCAATGCCGCATTAATATCCGTCTTGGATTTAATGGGCTAGTAACGCAGGTAAAATCGTTAGGCGGTGATAAGTTAGTGTGTGAGGCTGCATTAAGAGCCGTTCGCATGGCCGACACATTACCGGTATCTAAAGACAAAGACGTATTCGAGCAACTAAAGAATATTAATATAACCATCGCGCCAGAGTTTTAAGGGATGACATGTTTAACAAAATTAAAATAGCCTGTTTAGTTTTAATATTAGGATTTCAAAGTGTGGCACATGCAGCACTTGAAATTGTTATTACTGAAGGTATAGACGGCGCAAGACCGATTGCGATTGTGCCATTTAAATACCAAGGTATTGGTCCTATTCCAGAGCAGCTAAGTGATGTAATTGCTGCCGATTTAATGCGCAGCGGTAAGTTTAAGCCTGTGAGTGTGTCGCAAATGCCGCAACAACCTCACAAAGATGCGGATATTGATTACAGTGCTTGGGTAAACCAAGGTGTAGAGGCTGTATTGGTTGGTGAAGTAGAGCAGCAAACCAACGGACGCTATCTAGTGAGATATGAGCTGGTTGATGTTATTCGCGGCCAAATCACTGGCGGTGAAACACAAATGATGAGCAGCGGTAAGCTGATTCAAAGCCAAGATCATATTTTAGAAGCGCGTCAAAGCGTGATTGGTGAAACTGGCTTTCGTCGTTACTCGCACCGCATCAGTGATGTAATTTATGAAAAACTAACTGGTGAAAAAGGCGCGTTTTTAACAAAAATAGCCTATGTTATTGTTCGTGATACTGATGAAAAGCCTTATCAGTTAGTAGTTGCTGACTACGATGGCTTTAATGAACAAGTATTATTGCGCTCAAAAGAGCCATTAATGTCGCCAGTATGGTCACCAGATGGCACAAAATTAGCGTATGTAACATTTGAAAATCGCCAGAGCCAAATATTTATTCAAGACATTTATACCGGTAAACGTGAATTGATCACCAGCTATAAAGGAATTAACGGTGCGCCGCAGTTCTCGCCAGATGGTAAAAAGCTACTGTTGGTGCTGTCAAAAGATAAAACTGGTGCAACTGAGGTTTACTTATTAGACTTACTAACACGTAAAGAGACACGATTAACTCGCCATCGCAGTATAGATACCGAACCTTCGTGGTACCCAAATGGTCAAGATATAGTATTTACGTCGGAAAGGGGTGGTAATGCTCAGATTTATAAGTTAAATTTAAAAACTGGCAGATCTCAAAGATTAACCTTTGACGGTGACATGAACCTAGCGGGTTCTATTTCGCCAGACGGAAAAGAATTAGTGATGGTAAACCGTACTAACGGACAGTATCATCTTGCTAAGAAAGAGTTGGCTACAGGTGCGTTCCAAGTTTTAACCCGAACTCGCCTTGATGAATCGCCGAGCATAGCGCCAAATGGCTCGATGATTATATATAGCACGCTCCATAATAATAAACAGGTACTTGCGCTAGTATCGATGGACGGCCGTTTTAAAGCACGCTTACCTGTGCTTGATGGACAAGTAAAGGCACCGGCTTGGTCGCCATATTTACAGTAATAATTGCTGGTTTACTCAAAATAGGAATCTACTCAATGCAACTTAACAAAATACTTAAAGGCCTGCTAATTGCTGTGCCAGTAATGACACTAGCAGCTTGTAGCTCATCTTCAGATATCGATGAAAATGCAGCTAACCAGTCAAATCAAGCAACTGTTGAACAAACAACTGATACAGTTGAAGTAGCAACAATGACGCCAGAGCAACAAGCTGAAGAGCAACTTCGTCAAAAGTACGAAGCGCTTCGTCAAGAGCAAATCATTTACTTTGGTTTTGACACTGCAACGATTCAAGGTCAATACGGCGAGCTACTTCGTGCACACGCTGAGTTTTTAGTTAAAAACCCTTCAGTTAAAGTATTAATCGAAGGCCACGCAGATGAGCGCGGTACGCCAGAGTACAACATTGCACTGGGTGAGCACCGTGGACAAGCAGTTGAAAAATACCTACAAAGTTTAGGTGTTTCTGAAAGCCAAATTTCAGTAGTTAGCTACGGCGAAGAGAAGCCAATGGTTAAATCTCGCACTGAAGAAGCTTTCGCTAAAAACCGCCGTGCGGTACTAGTTTACTAAGATAAGAGATATTATGAAGCCGAAAATTATTTTGGCAGCCATGATATTGAGCGGGAGCACCCAGTTAATGGCTGCTCCCGCTCCTGTTTCAGAAGCTGCAAGTTCACAGTCGAGCATTGAAAAGCGTTTAGCGACGCTTGAAAAGATGATGCAACAGCGTAACTTCTTACAAGTAGAGTTACAGCAACAGCTTAACTTACTGCAAGACGAAGTGAGTCAAATTCGCGGTGTTACCGAAGAGCAAAGCTATAAACTAGAAAAAGTATTGCAGCGCCAACGCGAGCTTTATCAAGAAATAGAAAACCGTGTTAGCCAAGCATATGCTAAACCGGCCACTCCAGCACCTACAACAGACTACACGCAACCAGGTAGTGATCAGAGCTACAGCAGTGATTTATCTGAAAACGAAGCGTACGAGCGTGCTGTTGCGCTTATAATGAAAGATAAGCGCTATGATCAAGCTATTCCAGAATTTCAAGCGTTCTTAACAACGTATCCAAATTCAGTGTACACCTCGAACGCACATTATTGGCTTGGGCAATTATTAACGATTAAAAATGACGGTGTAAAAGCAGCCGAGCATTTCAAAGTAGTTGTTAACGAATTTCCAAACTCGAATAAGCGCCCAGATGCAATGTTAAAGCTTGGTACACTTTTACAAGAGCAAGGGTTAAAGGCTGAAGCGCAAAAAATACTGAATGAGCTTATCAATCAGTACCCAAGTACAACTGCTGCTAAATTAGCCACAGATCGCTTATCAAAATAAATGTTGATGCTTGATTAGACTGCTTTTTGTCATAAGCGGTCTAAATTTGCTCAACTAGACATAAAAACTTAAAAAAAGAGACAATTTCGGTTGCACTCATTTTATAAATAAGTATTATAAGCGCCCGCAGCAAACGAATGGTAACCCCACTCGAAATGCGACAAAAAGAGCGGGTCATTAGCTCAGTTGGTAGAGCAGTGGACTTTTAATCCATTGGTCGATGGTTCAAGTCCATCATGACCCACCATCCTTTATTGTTAATAAAGTTTGGTCTTTAATCGGCGGATTTACGTAAAGTGTTAACAAACACACAGAGCGGGTCATTAGCTCAGTTGGTAGAGCAGTGGACTTTTAATCCATTGGTCGATGGTTCAAGTCCATCATGACCCACCATTCTTTTTTAAACTAGAATGGTCTAATCGGCGGATTTACGCGTACTTACTTTTTACAAGTAAACCAGAGCGGGTCATTAGCTCAGTTGGTAGAGCAGTGGACTTTTAATCCATTGGTCGATGGTTCAAGTCCATCATGACCCACCATTCTTTACTGAATGGCTATAATCGGCGGATTTACGCAGCCTTACTTTTTATAAGTAAACCAGAGCGGGTCATTAGCTCAGTTGGTAGAGCAGTGGACTTTTAATCCATTGGTCGATGGTTCAAGTCCATCATGACCCACCATTCTTTACT
Coding sequences within it:
- a CDS encoding arylesterase, encoding MTHSILRCVFILFLVINPLHAAANNTILILGDSLSAAYGLKQEQGWVQLLQDKYDAKQRPINLVNASISGETTGGALRRLDALLEQYQPTHVLIELGANDGLRGFPITKMQANLTALIEKSQAADAQTALMEIYIPPNYGPRYSKMFTDSFASVSEATDSHLMPFFVLKVAGKSELMQNDNLHPNKTAQPILRDEMYNTINQWLNKD
- a CDS encoding ABC transporter ATP-binding protein, which encodes MSALSQLNIIQVNGLSKVVSTFEGELSILSDISFNVKHGESVAVVGTSGSGKSTLLSLLAGLDTASSGEVMLDGEPLHKLDEEARAALRAAKVGFVFQSFMLVQSLTALENVMLPAELAGEHDAKEQALALLEKVGLSHRIDHYPSQLSGGEQQRVAIARAFVGSPKILFADEPSANLDSKNGHMIESLLFDLNKQNGTTLILVTHDEALAQKCERIIQIEAGELVHNSTEEMANVG
- a CDS encoding FtsX-like permease family protein, which codes for MWAKLALKLFSREFRRGELTVISAAIALAVLTVLTLSMVTERIAESIAQKSSAFIAADRVLASNHAIDTAFITQAEQQNLETAQMVYFDTMLFANDEMQFSSVKAASNSYPLKGQLKVKAGLNAETEVAPGAPTPGNVWLSESVFYSLNINVGDQVELGAALFNVEKVIVEEPDAPFNVFSSSRRVLINIDDVPKTEVIQPGSRVFYRQLYAGDESDINSFYDWLKPQLKENQNWYGVKDRQSPISNSLNRAESFLLLAGLLGIILAAVAIAVSAKRYCERQYDPVAMMKTLGGSRDMIRKIYLMHLLMVCTMAVFVGLAIGYGLQELATGYLAKSMGTELPMAGFKPWLVAISTGVICAVMFSIKPLLDLFDIPPLRVLRRNLGDRLAVSKIHLGLSALTVFLLMWLFSNNIKITLILFVSTLALILVLFLISKLIFGGGRKLGLKPGNSWSLAIASIQKRANVNAVQLISFSLAIKLLLFLIVLKNDIISDWQSQLPSDAPNAFLVNITQNELDPVNEYLAQKGIQVSEFYPTIRGRVNAVNGEAVAREVSLQDNEKKDEEARSGIGRELNLTWLDEVPSQNDIIDGQWFGDDAVAEASLEESMMQRLDVKLGDTLTFLIGAQSFDAKITSVRKVNWATLKPNFFIILSPDVLSDFPATYISSVRIEPEQKRDFSQLLRTYPTITAIDVDNFVKQIQSTIEQVSLAIGFVLAIVVLCGALVLISQVQASLGERMQEIVILRTLGAKSRLIKNATLYEFLLLGGLAGLVAAFFSDIALLIVQQQMFDLAGKLHPNIWIIGPVAGGVFVAGLGYFMIARTLKQNTQGLVRALA
- the ruvC gene encoding crossover junction endodeoxyribonuclease RuvC — protein: MAIILGIDPGSLLTGYGVVAHQGAKFTYLGSGCIKLADHDFPTRLKMIYQGITQLIEQFSPETFAIEKVFMAHNPDSALKLGQARGAAIVGASMADLPVFEYSARQIKQAVVGNGGADKSQVQHMVKNILKLPGTPQADAADALAIAICHAHSEQNLIKLAGSASKTVRGRLRK
- the ruvA gene encoding Holliday junction branch migration protein RuvA; this encodes MIGRLNGVLVEKQPPEILLEVSGVGYEVQMPMTCFYDLPKVGDNAIVYTHFVVREDAQLLFGFNNKTERALFRELLKANGVGPKLGLAILSGMSAQQFVSCVNNEDATALVKLPGVGKKTAERLVLEMKDRLKNWGNDLFTPFSDSAVIEPASDATIANNAADDAVSALVALGYKLPQAQKAVKSVSKPDMSTEVLIKESLKSML
- the ruvB gene encoding Holliday junction branch migration DNA helicase RuvB, giving the protein MIEADRLIDAAEKTNEDTIDRAIRPKLLADYRGQPHVKQQMEIFIEAARSRSEALDHLLIFGPPGLGKTTLANIVANELNVNIKTTSGPVLEKAGDLAALLTNLEEGDVLFIDEIHRLSPQVEEILYPAMEDYQLDIMIGEGPAARSIKLDLPAFTLIGATTRAGSLTSPLRDRFGIVQRLEFYSVEDLSHIVGRSAHYLDLVMCDDGAAEIAKRSRGTPRIANRLLRRVRDYTQVKSDGTVNAEVAQQALDMIDVDKSGFDYMDRKYLLAIIEKFMGGPVGLDNLAAAIGEEKETIEDVIEPFLIQQGFIQRTPRGRIVSDNAYHHFGLLPKKD